One Chordicoccus furentiruminis DNA window includes the following coding sequences:
- a CDS encoding nucleotide exchange factor GrpE — MSEEKKNAAGADEKVSSAGKADEHTEEKPDTAKAGTEKIAEKSDDDVKSVKLSRSEKKALEKKEQELADMKDRYLRTMAEYENFRKRTEREKADLYSFAVKDTMTRMLPVMDTIERGIEAIPEDQKDDPFAEGMRKIAQQFEKALDEIGVKAMKTEGEPFDPKLHKAVMHVDDPKLGKNVVAKELMKGYTYKETVIRHAMVSVAN; from the coding sequence TTGAGCGAGGAGAAGAAGAACGCCGCCGGTGCGGACGAGAAAGTCAGCAGCGCCGGAAAGGCGGATGAACATACAGAGGAAAAGCCGGATACGGCGAAGGCCGGGACGGAGAAGATCGCAGAGAAGTCCGATGATGACGTGAAGAGTGTGAAGCTCTCCCGCAGCGAGAAGAAGGCGCTCGAGAAGAAGGAGCAGGAACTGGCTGACATGAAGGACCGCTACCTTCGGACGATGGCCGAATACGAGAACTTCCGGAAACGGACGGAACGGGAAAAGGCGGATCTTTATTCCTTCGCAGTGAAGGACACGATGACCAGGATGCTTCCGGTGATGGATACCATCGAGCGGGGGATCGAGGCGATCCCGGAGGACCAGAAGGATGATCCTTTCGCGGAAGGCATGCGGAAGATCGCACAGCAGTTTGAGAAGGCGCTCGATGAGATCGGCGTCAAGGCGATGAAAACGGAGGGAGAACCCTTCGATCCGAAGCTGCATAAGGCCGTGATGCACGTGGATGACCCGAAGCTCGGGAAGAACGTGGTGGCGAAAGAACTGATGAAGGGCTACACCTACAAGGAAACCGTGATCCGGCACGCGATGGTTTCCGTAGCCAATTGA